The following nucleotide sequence is from Zea mays cultivar B73 chromosome 1, Zm-B73-REFERENCE-NAM-5.0, whole genome shotgun sequence.
TTTTAGCTTTGATGAACCGGATCACCATTAAACCTTCAGCTTCACCCTGACCAAGAATACCTGATGAAAGAATGATATTTCAAAGGCCGTACCGTACTGGTATCGCTATTTGTGCCAAGAAAAAGCGTGACTGAATCATGCGGTTTAACTTCTAGAAGTTCAGATGTCATAGAATCATGATTTCTTCCTGTTGAGATTAGCTATTTGGAGCACGTTTGATCAGCTAAGTTTAGGTATCCATATCATGTTATGGTTTGTCAGGGGATGTGTAGGATGACTACTAGCAAGGTGGCCAGTAGAAATCACTTCTACCTTCATGATTAAAATTTTGAAGTTCTGTTTCGAGAATCTAAGTTGTGTGTATTATGTGTTCCCAATTGTGTGGTGTGATTCTCCTAGACTCAATTCTTCATGTGTGAAAGGTCATACAGTTTTTGGTTATCTTGAATGAGTGTACATGCCTGGTCTCTATTACGTGGAGAACCAGAAACAGTCACTTGCAACATAGTGAGTGTCATATTTCCTCTTGATTCACTTTTGATATCTTGACGATGTCACAAATGAAGGCATAGCTCATGTATTTTGCTCAAAATGTTCCATCTTCCACTTACGATGAGATTATGTAGATGCTATATATCTAGGGGTTAACATCTACTCCCTTCATTCCAAATTATAACACATTCCAACTTTCTTGGAGAGTCAAGGCATATCAAGCTTGATTAAAATTATAGAGTATTACAAAGATTTGTGACATTAAATAGGTATACTATGAAAATATACTTCATGAATAATCTAATGATACTTATTTGGTCACATAAATGTTATTTTTTATTATAAAAATTTGGTCAAACTTGAGATGCTTTGACTCTCCAATAAAGTTGGAATGACTTATAATTTGAGGAGGTACTAAAATGTACTGACATATCTTACTGCTCGCTTTTAGTTTGTGCTACTTTTACCCATACTGAAATGGCCCTGTTACTTGTGGACTTGTTTGCAGATCACATAAACAATGGTGAAGGCTGTTGCTGTGCTTGGTAGCAGCGATGGTGTCAAGGGCACCATCTTCTTCACCCAAGAGGGAGATGGTAAgacatttcatattctatgatctaGTATTTTATATTCGATTGAATTGTCGTCTTCGCATTCTTGACTCTGGTTGGTTGGATCTATTGTTAGGCCCTACCACTGTCACCGGAAGTGTCTCTGGCCTCAAGCCTGGCCTCCATGGGTTCCATGTGCATGCACTTGGTGACACCACCAATGGCTGCATGTCAACTGGTATTTACGCTTCTTTTAGTTTGGCTTGCTTATGTGATCAGGATGTGTGCTAAGTTATCGACcattgaactttctacttgttggTGAATTTGTCTGGTAATTAAGGACCACACTACAATCCTGCGAGCAAGGAACATGGAGCACCAGAAGATGAGAACCGCCATGCCGGTGATCTTGGAAATGTGACAGCTGGAGCAGATGGTAAAGATCTCTGCCCTTCTTTTTCTGATCTGTTCTACATGCCCATGTAGTAACTGGTTGCTAGTACTTGGGCTAAGGAAGCTGTGTTACTTCTGTGATCCTTTAACCACAGTCCGTAATTCCATTCACATGCTGTGCATATGATAACATACTATCTTGTCACTGAGTTTGTTTCTCTGCTGCCAGGTGTTGCAAACATTAATGTTACCGACAGCCAGGTAATCAGACATTTAGACCCTCATGATTCCTATGTCGCCCTAGCCTTCTCCCTAACACGGCTATTGATTTTTCTTCAGATCCCACTGACTGGGCCAAACTCAATCATTGGCAGAGCTGTTGTTGTTCACGCTGATCCCGATGATCTTGGAAAGGGTAATGATATTATTTGTGTCCGCTTTTGTGTTTTTGTGTGTGTTGAATGTGGCGGCGCTTTTCCTCTGTTTTGAGCTATGTTTTTCACATTGGTTCTGAGTTCAGATAGTCTTATAATCACTATATATAGGAGTGTAATTTTATCTGATTATTCAATGGCGGAGAGAGAAAAAATTTGGTAAGGCTATGCTTGTACTGTCCTATAATTCCCTTGAAAAACTCCAGTTTTTACTGTTTTCGTCATTTTTAAGTCAGGGTAAAGGATACTTAAACTCCAAATGAGTTTTACAATTGAGATCCATTTGGCTATCCTTTGGTCTGCTGATCTGAATCTTCTGTAAAGAACTTTGGCTTTCCACAATGCCATCTTTAATCTTGTTTGGGCTTATGGTGCATATTATTCTTGTAAAAGGTTGTCTATGTTATGGTGCATGTCACTGATCATTCCACATTTGCTTGTGTATTTAAACACCTTGTTTGTGTACATTGCCAGATTTTGTTGCCTTATCCTAAGTTTTCAGACCGAATCCTGTACTGTTGGGTTTGATTCAAAGACATTCTCCTAAATGGCTAAATGGCCCATCTCAGATAGTTATAGCTTAACATCTgttgattttttttctttctgTTTGTACATTCAGGTGGACACGAGCTCAGGAAGAGCACCGGAAACGCTGGCGGCCGTGTTGCTTGTGGTACGACCACCCATTTCCCAGCCCCATTCTCTTACGCCAGACCAGCTTCCTGTTCTTCTTCCACACACCTCGTGGATTCTTTATCGCATTATATTTGCCACCACAGGGATCATCGGACTCCAGGGCTGAACTGAAACAAATGGTCGTTGGACTTCGGGGGCGCCTGGGAGTGCCGTCACCAGCAGGCTAGAATAACATCCCGAAGACATCgtgaaataataataataagagcGCCTGATATGTGATCAGTGGTGTACTCGCCATTAAGCACCTGTGGCAACCGATGAGCTGAACTGTGTTGGACTGTTGGCTAAAATGCTGGTTCGCCTGAGCATGTGTCACATGTCTGTCGGTTTTGATGGCATTCCGACCGTTTCGTTGTGCTTTGCGCTTACGTGCGTGTTGCTGCAACCAATGGTGGTGACTCGGTTTTGATACGCAGTCGGCGCACTCGGCAGCAAGCCGCTCGTGATTGTTGCTGGCTTGCTTGTTAAAAATACACTGGCCGCATCAGCTGTGCCTACGGTTGCTTCCACTGACGGCTAAAGACGCACGACGGTTGCAGCGGCGGCGTAGCAGAGCTATTGCTGTGGTGACCGGTGGTGGCGATCTCTGAATGCTGACGGCGCCTCGTCTTTGGATACGCTCGTGCTGCACTTTGCACAGTAGATCTGCTGATACGGGCGTGGATCGTGGTGGCACGGAGGCAAATAGAAATTGCACCGCCGATAGGTGAGCCAGGTGCATATTAGAGAACAAGCTGTTGCTATTGCCATGGTGACCGGTGGTGGCGATCTCTGAAATGAATGCTGACGGTGCGGTCCTCGTGCGGATACGCTTAAAAATTTAAACGGATAGGTGAGCCAGGTGCGTTAGGAACGAGGGAGAAAaaaagattttttttaaaaaaaggggGCATTCCGAGAATCGAACTCGGGACCTCTCGCACCCAAAGCGAGAATCATACCACTAGACCAAATGCCCAGTTGATGAAGGGATTTGGGCTATTATACTTATACCTTTTGGATAACGTGTCCTGATCGCCAGGTTAGGTCTGGATCGTGCCAAAAAACAAATAATTGTTTGAGATTACACGGAATCATAGACCATCATGGTTAAAGGCTGATGCAACGAACTGGCAGGTCATGAGTCGCTATGATTAGACGCACCTCCAACCTCGGCATCCGCTGTTCTCCCGCACCGTGGGAGGAGTAGAGTACCAGACAGCGCAGTGAAGAGCCAACAAACTTGCGGCCATTAACCAATCACCGTCTCTCGGTCGGCCGTGCACCCGTGCCGCAAAACCACACCGGATCCAGCACCTACGTACGGCAGCCGCAATGAACCAAGACCAAGAGCAGGACAGGCAGACGCAGCACACCGAGGGCACCTGATGACCTGATCAGCGTGTCCCTTTGCTGTCCTTCTAGAAGGCATCAAGCAATTTTGACCTGGAGCAGGGCACCACACCGCGTCCGCGTGCCGGGGCTGCCCGTCAGCGTCACCTCACCGGCGTACAGAGGCGTTCGCGGAAGGTGATAGAAACACCAGTCCAGCACTCCGGCTCCAGATCCAGCAGCACATCGAAGCCCACGAGAACAGTAAACCGCCGCAAGAAGCACGCCAATACACGCAACCAAACAAATCATATAGCCTACACAAAGGGAACAAACGCATTAGTACCCACTTAAAAACTGATCTTAATTAGATCGATTCTAAGACTAGTTGATTTTTAATAGTAATCCACCATGACGTTTGCTCCTACGTTCATTCCCGAACCGAGGTGGTGGAGTACATAAACAAACAGACCCAGTGTCCCTTCGTTTGGTCTCCTTCTGGCTTCTAGAAGCCAGCCAGCCCATCGTGCAAAATGCCAAACGCTGGAGCGCTTCTAGAAGGTGGGGGTGCGCCTGCGCCTGCGCCGCGCCGCGCCGGACCGGCCGCTGCTGCCACGGCGTGGCGCCGTCAGCGTCAGCCACGCTGTCTCTCCTGCGCCGTACGTAATGCCTTTGCATTGCCTAAACGATGCCAACTTGCCAAGTGACACCTACTGGCTAATACCACCTGCACCCACCGATTAGTTAGTGCTACTGCTCTCAGCCCATTCGGGTACGTACCTTATCCGGCCCCGCCTGTGGGACCGAGCCTGTAACGGAACGGTGCTGTCTGTGCATGTGGCACAGTAGCAGATCATATACGTACGCCTCAACGTCAGCGGTGAAGACGGTGAAATCGACTGTAGTAtcggtttttcttttttttttccttcTCCTCCTTCCGTGGATGCATCCGCACCCCCAGGCATCAATGTAGCTTTGCCACTCCATACCTAAGTCTCCTTTTGTATTTTGTGAGCTAGCTGCTTCATTTTTTTATCCAAACAAAACGCGTCCTATGTATTCATATAATGTAAACATTTGTAGCCACACGTGGAGACGGTGGCGAAGCTAGAGTGAATTTGAGAAGATGTGATTACCTTATGAGTGTATAGCCATCAGTAGGTGATGAAGATGTATATAATGTAAAATTTTACTCATTCTAAGTAGTTTTGTGTGTTTTTATGTGGTGCAGATACGCCACTAAATTGAATATACTTTCGCCTCATCTACACGTTGTTTACAGTAGAGGCGAAGCTGAGCTATTGGAGGAAGGTGAGCAAGCGACAGCTGACATCGCAGTTGAACGTGAAGCACTACGTGAGAGTTGTAGCTGACTCTCCCTTTGTTCTTTGGAATGAAGGAATATTGAGCTCATTTCCAAAAAAAGAAAACTATGTTCGTGCAAAACAAAAGAAAAACACCCACTCCAACCTAATGAAAAGAACAAGGCTGTTCCTGACTTTTTGGGGCCTAGGACGAAATCTTATACGAGGGCCCTATCatgtatatttatatatgtatgtatatatatatatatatatattattttataTGTATACGAAATTATACACATATTATTAAATATTCAATACAAAAATCTATTCAATGCTTCAAAGTTTATAAAATGACAAATGTAAAATATAGCCATAAACACTTGACTTGATATCACACAAAAAAACGTCTAATATTTTATGATACAAAGTCGTCGATTGTACATTAAGATAAATCCCATCCAACAACTTCTAGATGCATAGAATTGCCAAATTATTTAACTTCTCTTGAGTTATTGTTGTCCTCAAGTAGTTCCTCAATAATTTCAATTTTGAAAAGCTTCTCTCAAATCTCAACAGATAAAATCGTCACGAATATAGTAAATAATATTCAATAAGAAATTGAGACATTAGGATAATAATCTAAACCTCTAACATGCTAACATCCAATGGCTAGGGCGGAGGCCCTCTATTTTTTATAGCCCGGTACGGCCGCACCCTTACACCCCATCAGAAACGGCCCTCGGAAAGAACATTTGCTCCCCCCTCTATTAGCTATGCTCGCTCATATTCCTGACCTTTCCCTCATCATAAATTATTCTAATTAGCCACTACCATCTGGTTAATGTTTTCTAATATTTATAAAAAACAGTTAATGTTCAGGCATTTATAGAAAGGGTAGATGTTACTCCACCCGTCCCAAATGATCTAATTCTTGAAAAATGTTGAGTCGAATTTGTAGGAAAAAATGGCACACTACACATTTTCATATCTACCATGATCAACCAAGATAATATGCGAGTAGATGATCATATATCGTCACCACTATACGCAACAACATACCAGAACAAATAGTGTAATGATGTAATGGAAGTAGTTGTATGCCCTCGTGTACCAACGACACCAACACGTTCACCCACGCTCCTCACATTCGTTGCTGATTAACACTGCATCAATAACAACATCGTCTCCGTGGTATCCACATGTGCAGGGATGAAACGCTGCAACATTAGTGTGCTAGCACCGCACATGCATCGAGAGGAAATGCATCAACGTCTTATGCGAGTAGATGATCATATATCAGTACTACTATACACGACAACATATCAGAAGAAGATTGTGGTGATGCAATGGAAATAGCCGTACGCCCTAGTGTACCAGTGGCACCAACATGTTCACCCATGCTCCTCACGATCGTTGCTGATTAACACCTCATCAATAACAACATCGTCTCCATGGTTTCCACATGTGCGGGAATGAAACACTACAACATTAGTGTGCTAGCACCACACATGCACTAAGAGAAAAGACATCAGCGTCCTGAACGCCTACTACCCTAGGAGGCTATCAGATCTTCTATCAGTTGAGGAGTCATCCTACTTGGCCACCTCCATGCCCTGCCACTTAGGGCGTGTTTGCGACCTTGTACCTGGTCGGCTCGGTCCGTTCGACTGGTCCAGGCTGTGGCTAGCATGTCCTAGGTGCTGCAACTCACCTTGTTTGCGTACTTGAACCAGATAGGCCTGGTCTAGACGAGCTGGTGTTTGCTAGCCAGAGCCGGGCTAAGAGGTCAAAACTACCTTAAATTGTTCATTCTTGCGCCACGAGCAGCCTGTCCCCCTAGGAAACTGACCTTGAGCTCGTTTTTGTGGAGCCAGGTTGAGAAGTCAGTTTTGCACGCTTAGAGTCAGGCTCATGAGTTGGTCAGACAACGAAACCCAGGAGTTGCAACCCGACAACGTAGCCCGACCACTGAGCCATGTCCGCAAACACGCCCTTAAAATCGAGCTACTGTTTAAACTGGGACGAGGGAGGTCCTTGAACTCGAGGCTATAGGTGTGATGATATCGGCACAATGGGCCTCGAAGTCAGCCGAACCCTTAAGGGGTGTTTGTGATCTAGTTTTAGTGTGTAGCTATAGTTTATAATATAAATTTGTAtaattaaaaatattttaaatataAATAATAAATAGGATAACTTATCTAAATGTCTTCTAAAAGTTTACAACTTTAGATCCACGGGTTTTTTAGAGAGCGTAATTGGCAATGCTTTATCATCTCTATAAAAAATTTTGGTAGCTGGGTAGGCCTGGTGTTTTGGTTGTGTTGCAAACCAAACacagccgccggccgccgcccttGACGGCCCATGGAAAGAAAAGGCTAGGCAGCTAGTACAGTAAACGGATTGCGTGTTTGCTTGCTGCTTTAAAATAAAAAAAACGACATCATTTACGCTCGTGTGTCCCTCCTCCTAAGTCCCAACACAACACGTCGGCATTCCCATCCGTCGACGGCAGCTCACTCCCGTCCTCCCTTTGAATCTCCAATTGATGATCGCCTCCTTCCCCGCCACGCCAGTAGATACAAATATCGCTCTTGAAAGTTGAAACGCACCAAGCCGACGAAAGCCCCAAACCCAAACCGAAACAGAAGCGAGCTGGAAAGTCAAATCATCTCCCCGCTCTCGAGTCTCGACTCTAGCTCGCCCACTCTTATAATTCTTGTCTGAAGCGGCGAAGCTTGTTCGATTGATCGATGGCCGCCGTGCAGCCGCGCGTAGCCCCACGCCGGcacccgccgccgcctccgccgcttCGGCCGCTCCCAGCAGCGCCGCCGGCTGCCCGGCCGCAGCTTCCGTGCAAGAGGAGCCGCGCCGACGCCGCCGTCGCCCACTGCAGGAAGGAGAGGGTGGCCGAGTCGTGCTGCCTGTCGCGGCCGGACCAGGTGGAGCTGGTGCTGGTCGACGACGACAGCGGCGAGGAGGACGACGGCTGCGGCAGCTGCGTCGACGGTGCCGGCGGCGGACAGGCCGAggaggaggatgaggaggaggaggggagcGGCGGTGTCGCCGCCGCCTGGTGGAGCGAGGAGAGCGGCGGCCGCTGTTCCCTCTGGGCGAGCGGGAGGAGAAGAGCAGATGAAGAAGGCGGCCGCCAATTACGCGCCGACGACAGCGAGAGCGACGACGAGgaccccgcggcggcggcggcgaggcggCAGGAGGAGGACCGCAAGTTCTGGGAGGCGTGCCTGGCGTCGGGCTACCCCTGAGcctgcaggagcagcaggacaggACGCGCAGATCGATGGATCGATCGATCAGTGGCCAGGCCATGCATGCATGCGCGCGCTCGTGTTTCTTGATTAGGACTATGTACAGtggtttttgttttgttttgtttgatTTATTTGCTTGTGCTTTGGACAGCGTTTACAAGTTTGTGCATATATGGCGTGTAAAATGCGACCATGCATGAAACAGAGATGCAAGGCCAAACAAACAGGAACTAACCTACTGGTGGTTACATACACGTACGTACAGTTGATGGTCCGGGCGTGGAACCCGAACACACGTGTCATCCATTCATTGCGTGCGAGTGCAATCTTCGGCAATGTTGATCCGCTTCTTCTGTTCTTGGTAATCTGGGTTGCTTTTCTCCCGGGTTGCTTGTGCCCTTGAAATTAAAAAGGGATTAAGGAGCTGCTTCGCTCTCATAGGCAGTGAGAAGGGGCCCAATCAAATCGCTTTTTAAGcgatgtgttggggacttgttctcaaatgctaagaattaagaacaaggcaacatagaaaatgttaagtgtaaaagtccttcgtcctccataacattatatccctttggaatataaagcatctcggacgaaggttacgaaggacgtaccttcgtaagcatgacaacgaggaacgaagcattcatataaatcatgagatatgaaaatatttaaatgttatcataaaatcatctccatttctattattataaacgaatgtaaatgacttcaaattacaaatgtaccttcggtcttgaagaatacaagtgtgatgcgaaggcaaatgacaggttcgcgtgaacagtacgggggtactgttcatctatttatagacacaggacgcagcctgtgacgaattacaattatgccctttacaaaagtttacaacattatcttagacctctatggataaaaaggtcattctatctttatgtcggtttgtaacgccgaagctctataaaaaggaaccttcggccatttcctggggacgatttcagccgaagctgcttcttcgcgcaagaccttcggcgcaacgaagcatggccccaacagtagcccctgtcgcggcgctagatcgtttttcgtaacgagcttgaaccgtgaaaaaatcctctcaagcttcgggaagccgaaggtccaaaaaacaccttccctgagctcgttgccgagaaacgattcatttcccgagatcgtgtcggtcccaccttgcagagtcactgtttggtctttgcggtccactgcgcagcgagtacaagttactgcccacctggtgtaaaaaccctgccgcttcgccttcttacctgcagcactatataaacagacgagtaggtgtgaagttaccacagcatttactgctatttgcactgttttgctgccaaaatttttaaccatcaccgaagcttgctTGTCAggcttgaacgaagctccatcttgaagcctgcttcggagaaaaaagtattaaagtttcacaagttcataatcaaatggccagagttcgctctacagctagggttgagcgtgagggggacgaaactgaagcttcggagactgtgcccatctccgaagcgatgcaacgctccggactggtgactacggaagaaatgcctgctgccgaagcaaacccgacagctgccgaaggagaaaggaacattgaagaaaccgactccgaagatgactaccgtattgccatgcccagcaaacccagccacctagacttcggaaaatcgactgtttcaaaggttgatctcgccaagatggtgaaagcaggttttttcagtgaagatcagaagaagctacttcgcttcgggggagaagagaccaccccgaagccagagaaggacgaggttgtcatcttcaaaagctttttaaaggctgggttaagattccctgttcacgagattgttgcggagatattgaagaggtttggcatctaccttcaccagttaactcctaacgctattgttaggcttagcgtttatatttgggccctccgaagccaagcagtggagccttttgctgacagtttctgtcgagttcatgaattgcattatcaaacaaaggccagaaaagatgggcttcatgaaaacttcggttgctacaattttgcctaccggaaaaccgcaaaatttcctgtaattagctaccgaagcaaatggccggcaggctggaaatcagaatggttctatgtcaaggttgatgaggacaaggagaagcttgtgcaaagtccactcgagctaacttttggagaaacccgaccccactgcaacatgacaccagagggtcaaactcaacgggcaatggatgaattcagaatcattgcagagcatattggtaccagggatctggttcaagaattcttagcattcaaagtcttccctactctgaaaaaatgggaaatgccaaagttaaaggaggagaagaaggaaggggatcttgtccggcttccttaccacttcaaattcaagaaatattttaagaagccctgccaagagtggctggacacagttgaggtgatgtgtaatgaaatccttggaaattattcgaaaaaagaagatcaactgatgacagcagccttcggtacccgtccgaagcgaaggctgaaccgagtgcttgatgcactgggcttcgaatatcctgactatgcgcagctgaacaaggatgctgagggccagagaatAAAAAGAGCGGtcgaagctttaaacaaggatgaagaacaaccaccaaaaaagaagaaaattgtcaagagaaaaatatcaactccaaagcgaaaactatccgaaggagaggggacccccacaccaccttctaccagcgacgtggaggaaattctaaaggtaatgactgaacccatgcccacgaagctaagtccattagggcctcgactgacgaagctttttcaaaaggtggcggagccggaaaaaacgaagataaccaaagcaaaaaggcaaagaattattgccgtaacagaagttattgacaagacgccaccgagagcatcaatTCTGAAAACAGCAGCTACTGAAAACACAACaaacgtcgaagtcgcaccttcggaggtcgcggctaccgaagccgctacagccgaagatgtgaacttagagactaccattgagaatatcgacaaaattttagaagtcatggctgcagaagaagctgccgctgctgctaaaaaagtcatggccgcagtgcctgagaaggggaaagaaatagccgaagtcgcttcggacgacgaagcctacacatttcaaagtttaattgggcaaaaactctcggaggacgaaatagaagagctaaaagactatgccaaatcttgcggatacaggccaggagctcttctattcggaggtgtggacgatgaaaaattaggctgcattcgagaccaaaccggagctaaggtcatcggtactctgtcaaagagtatcggttttccgaagctagagacagatatcagccgctaccgacgacaacatatcgtcggcagcttattttattccaatttcaaggtaaacaatcttttctctgttccttattgctttggataatgaaagtgttactaacgaaaactgtttttgtgcagagcatgctactgagcaaagctctgaagatgcagcaggatttggaggacaaaaaacacgaagctataattggaaatttagagagcaaaataaaagaacaatcagccattatcgaaaagaaagacttcgaacttcaatcaaccgaaggcttgctggcagagaccgaagctaaaatatcagaattgaattcgaagcttatcggtcaatcaaaacagtttgaacaggaaaagctagagcttaattctaaacttgaagccgaagtccaagccaactcaaatttgaagaaatcattaacaagccttcaggataaatgtttgaattttagcaacaattgtatccaacaactaaagaagatcttttactcagttggagccagcagcgggaaatttaccccttcggatgaagatttaccaaaagccttcgatcatatcgaagctgaaattgaagaacttgacgaagttatagctgggcacggtgacttctgtgcctgggtagcttctcggggtactgctgcagcattcctgaaggctggctgcgagcatggaaagatcgtcaacaggcccaacttca
It contains:
- the LOC542722 gene encoding superoxide dismutase [Cu-Zn] 4AP isoform X1, with amino-acid sequence MVKAVAVLGSSDGVKGTIFFTQEGDGPTTVTGSVSGLKPGLHGFHVHALGDTTNGCMSTGPHYNPASKEHGAPEDENRHAGDLGNVTAGADGVANINVTDSQIPLTGPNSIIGRAVVVHADPDDLGKGGHELRKSTGNAGGRVACGIIGLQG
- the LOC103634922 gene encoding endoribonuclease Dicer homolog 1, which translates into the protein MAAVQPRVAPRRHPPPPPPLRPLPAAPPAARPQLPCKRSRADAAVAHCRKERVAESCCLSRPDQVELVLVDDDSGEEDDGCGSCVDGAGGGQAEEEDEEEEGSGGVAAAWWSEESGGRCSLWASGRRRADEEGGRQLRADDSESDDEDPAAAAARRQEEDRKFWEACLASGYP